A window of the Brassica oleracea var. oleracea cultivar TO1000 chromosome C1, BOL, whole genome shotgun sequence genome harbors these coding sequences:
- the LOC106299375 gene encoding pyruvate kinase, cytosolic isozyme-like, with product MEKILDGRTNGALKKTKIVCTLGPVSRSVEMIEKLLKAGMNVARFNFSHGTHEYHQGTLDNLRIAMKSTGILCAVMLDTKGPEIRTGFLKEGKPVQLVHGQEITISTDYTLEGDSNTISMSYKKLAEDLKSGDRILCSDGTISMTVLSCDKVNGLVRCRCENSATLGEKKNVNLPGVVVDLPTLTEKDQEDILKWGVPNKINIIALSFVRKGSDLDLVRELLGDHAKRIMLMSKVENQEGVRNFDKILKNSDAFMVARGDLGMEIPIERIFQAQKMMIERANAVGKPVVTATQMLESMTKSPLPTRAEATDVANAVLDGTDCVMLSGETAAGAHPEAAVKIMARICKVAEETLDYDAVHKKIQEAVPLPLSTVEDLAASAVSKAMSHGAKAIVVLTKGGYTAGLVAKHRPSVPILSVAVSDDLESRCPVSVAKRGLIYRGIVPVVANSGSTEEATKFAVEFAKEKGICKVGDSLVLVHYIDGSSVLKTLLVE from the exons ATGGAGAAGATTCTTGACGGAAGAACTAATGGAGCACTCAAGAAGACCAAGATCGTGTGTACTCTTGGACCAGTGTCCAGGTCCGTTGAGATGATCGAGAAGCTTCTCAAAGCCGGTATGAACGTAGCCCGTTTCAACTTCTCCCATGGAACTCACGAGTACCACCAAGGAACTCTCGATAACCTAAGAATAGCCATGAAGAGCACTGGTATTCTATGTGCCGTCATGCTAGACACAAAG GGTCCTGAGATTCGAACCGGATTTCTAAAAGAAGGCAAACCGGTTCAGCTAGTTCACGGTCAAGAGATCACAATCTCAACTGATTACACCTTGGAAGGAGATTCAAACACAATCTCAATGAGCTACAAGAAACTTGCAGAAGATCTCAAGTCAGGGGACAGGATTCTCTGTTCCGACGGGACAATCTCTATGACTGTCTTGTCTTGTGACAAGGTTAACGGTCTTGTCCGTTGCAGATGCGAGAACTCAGCAACCTTAGGAGAGAAAAAGAACGTTAACCTCCCAGGAGTTGTAGTTGATCTCCCAACACTTACAGAGAAGGATCAAGAAGATATTCTCAAGTGGGGTGTTCCAAACAAGATCAATATCATCGCTCTCTCCTTTGTTCGTAAAGGATCTGACCTAGACCTAGTCAGAGAGTTGCTTGGAGACCACGCAAAGAGAATAATGCTTATGTCAAAG GTTGAGAATCAAGAAGGAGTGAGGAACTTCGACAAGATTCTCAAGAACTCTGACGCATTCATGGTGGCTAGAGGCGATCTAGGAATGGAGATTCCGATCGAGAGGATCTTCCAAGCTCAGAAGATGATGATCGAGAGAGCTAACGCTGTTGGAAAACCAGTCGTAACAGCCACACAGATGCTCGAGTCTATGACAAAATCTCCTCTTCCGACAAGAGCCGAGGCCACAGACGTGGCCAACGCTGTTCTCGACGGCACGGACTGCGTCATGCTCAGCGGAGAAACCGCCGCCGGAGCCCACCCTGAAGCCGCCGTGAAAATCATGGCGAGGATCTGTAAGGTGGCGGAGGAAACCCTTGACTACGATGCCGTGCATAAGAAGATTCAAGAAGCTGTGCCCTTGCCGTTGTCCACAGTGGAGGACCTAGCCGCTTCAGCCGTCTCCAAGGCGATGAGTCATGGAGCCAAGGCGATTGTGGTTCTCACCAAGGGGGGATACACGGCGGGGCTTGTGGCGAAGCACAGGCCAAGCGTTCCGATTCTGTCGGTGGCTGTTTCGGATGATTTGGAGTCGAGGTGCCCTGTTTCGGTGGCGAAACGTGGTTTGATTTACCGTGGAATCGTTCCGGTGGTTGCGAACAGTGGTTCGACGGAGGAGGCGACGAAATTCGCGGTTGAGTTCGCCAAGGAGAAGGGAATCTGTAAGGTTGGAGACTCTCTTGTCTTGGTGCATTACATCGATGGTTCCTCTGTTCTAAAGACTCTGCTTGTGGAGTAG